In a genomic window of Anoxybacter fermentans:
- a CDS encoding L,D-transpeptidase: protein MVVSLAERRLYLFENGRIIRSYPVAIGKPSTPTPTGEYSIRHKLKNPGGPFGTRWMSFKSHYGIHGTNSPGLIGQAVSHGCIRMLNKDIEELYDLVQVGTPVKIIAGSL, encoded by the coding sequence ATTGTTGTTTCCCTTGCTGAACGTCGTTTATATCTCTTTGAAAATGGAAGAATTATTCGGAGCTATCCGGTAGCTATTGGTAAACCATCAACACCTACTCCTACCGGTGAGTATTCGATAAGACATAAATTGAAGAATCCTGGAGGTCCATTCGGAACCAGATGGATGAGTTTTAAATCACATTATGGAATTCACGGAACCAATAGCCCGGGTCTCATTGGGCAGGCAGTGAGTCATGGGTGTATTAGAATGTTAAATAAAGATATAGAGGAACTTTATGATTTGGTTCAGGTGGGTACCCCAGTGAAGATAATTGCGGGATCTTTATAA
- a CDS encoding type IV pilus twitching motility protein PilT, translating to MINVDQLLCDVAFDPLISDLHLTVNSPPIVRINGDLQPLARYESVLSYKQLIEIAKYLMSEEQYREFEEKGEYDFSYSLESVGRFRVNAYFQRGTVSLALRVIPNKIPSIDDLGLPLVIKELAMKKNGLILCTGPTGSGKSTTLASMLDLINCTRTCHIITLEDPIEYLHTHKKSLIHQREIGADTQSFASGLRAALRQDPDVILVGEMRDLETISIALEAAETGHLVLATLHTNNAPGAIDRIIDVFPPNQQQQIRIQLATVIQGVIAQQLVKRVDRRGRVAAVEVMVATPAIRNLIRENKAHQIYSVIQTGARFGMQTMDNCLIRLYRDGIISFEDGRAKAVNVEYFERLARRPDQDF from the coding sequence ATGATTAACGTTGATCAATTATTGTGTGATGTTGCTTTTGATCCATTGATTTCAGACCTGCATTTAACTGTAAATTCTCCTCCTATAGTAAGAATCAACGGGGATTTACAACCTTTGGCCAGATATGAATCTGTTTTAAGTTATAAGCAATTGATTGAGATAGCTAAATATTTGATGAGCGAGGAGCAATATCGGGAGTTTGAAGAAAAAGGGGAATATGATTTCTCCTATAGTCTTGAGTCAGTTGGTCGTTTTCGGGTTAATGCCTATTTTCAGCGGGGAACAGTAAGTTTAGCTTTAAGGGTTATTCCTAACAAGATTCCTTCCATTGATGATTTGGGTTTACCTCTGGTAATTAAGGAATTGGCGATGAAAAAAAATGGATTGATTTTATGTACAGGCCCAACAGGAAGCGGTAAATCAACTACTTTGGCTTCAATGCTGGATTTAATCAATTGTACCCGGACATGTCATATTATCACCTTAGAAGATCCGATAGAATATCTTCATACTCATAAAAAAAGTTTAATTCATCAACGTGAAATTGGAGCAGATACTCAGTCTTTTGCCAGCGGTTTACGGGCAGCCCTGCGTCAAGACCCGGATGTAATTTTGGTAGGAGAAATGCGTGATTTAGAAACTATTTCCATTGCGCTTGAAGCTGCAGAAACAGGTCATCTGGTTTTGGCAACTTTACATACTAATAATGCACCGGGAGCCATTGATCGAATTATCGACGTTTTTCCTCCAAATCAACAACAGCAGATTAGAATTCAGTTAGCAACGGTTATTCAGGGAGTTATAGCCCAACAGTTGGTTAAACGCGTTGACAGGCGCGGGCGAGTGGCCGCGGTAGAAGTAATGGTGGCTACTCCTGCTATTCGTAATTTGATTCGTGAAAACAAAGCACATCAGATCTATTCGGTTATACAGACCGGGGCCAGGTTTGGAATGCAAACAATGGATAATTGCCTTATCCGGCTCTATCGGGATGGAATTATCAGTTTTGAGGATGGCCGGGCTAAAGCTGTTAATGTGGAATATTTTGAGCGACTGGCTCGCCGACCAGATCAGGATTTTTAA
- a CDS encoding PilX N-terminal domain-containing pilus assembly protein has translation MFSYLQGEDGVTLVLVLIIILLMSVLGAGLLTSSLMENKIIHSLEDQKQAFYLAQAGIEYARYRLQQDLTWRTEGYTENLGEGEFTLTVSDMGEELLQIKSTGTVGQVSKTLKVGVYYTLVRGSDIIEELAQYSVLGGGNLFFKNFTRISGGGNLRSNGDITFQRNVIVDGEIIASGKVKANKIDKNQIKEGEEVYSIPDVDWDQLLENALAEGRYLLDWNSKLFQDGVVNYIDNSVTLSGKPINLNMDGILVIKGDWIVNAKIKIESVEGLMIYVDGMIKFSQNTKIDAAIYATGPIIFSKRTVLNGTIFSKEAVTCKNHTEITLDSSHLYQPIVEQIFISTDSDSDSDCSLTFTYWHES, from the coding sequence GTGTTTTCATATCTTCAGGGCGAAGATGGTGTAACCCTGGTTTTGGTGTTAATTATTATCTTACTGATGTCAGTTTTGGGAGCTGGTTTATTGACTTCTTCACTGATGGAAAATAAAATCATCCACAGCCTTGAAGATCAAAAACAGGCTTTTTATCTGGCTCAGGCGGGGATTGAATATGCCCGTTACCGACTTCAACAGGATTTAACCTGGAGGACAGAAGGATATACTGAAAATTTAGGAGAAGGTGAGTTTACCCTAACAGTTAGTGATATGGGAGAGGAACTTTTACAAATCAAATCTACTGGAACAGTTGGACAGGTTAGCAAAACCTTAAAAGTTGGGGTTTATTATACTTTAGTTAGGGGTTCTGATATTATTGAAGAATTGGCTCAATATTCAGTGCTTGGTGGAGGAAATTTGTTTTTTAAGAATTTTACCAGGATTTCTGGAGGAGGAAATTTGCGCTCAAATGGTGATATAACCTTTCAACGTAATGTGATTGTAGATGGAGAAATAATTGCCAGTGGTAAAGTAAAAGCAAATAAAATTGATAAAAATCAGATTAAGGAAGGAGAAGAAGTATATTCTATTCCTGATGTTGACTGGGATCAATTGTTGGAAAATGCTCTGGCAGAAGGGCGTTATTTACTTGACTGGAATAGTAAACTTTTTCAGGATGGTGTAGTTAACTATATTGATAATAGTGTAACTCTTTCTGGAAAGCCAATTAATTTAAATATGGATGGTATTCTTGTTATCAAAGGGGATTGGATTGTAAATGCCAAAATTAAAATTGAATCGGTTGAAGGATTGATGATTTATGTTGATGGAATGATAAAATTTAGTCAGAATACAAAAATTGATGCAGCAATTTATGCAACTGGTCCAATTATTTTTTCAAAACGTACTGTTCTGAATGGCACAATTTTTTCAAAAGAGGCTGTTACCTGTAAAAATCATACAGAAATTACCCTGGATTCATCCCATCTTTATCAGCCTATTGTTGAGCAAATATTTATTTCAACTGATTCGGATAGTGATAGTGATTGTTCTTTAACTTTTACGTATTGGCATGAGAGTTAG
- a CDS encoding methyl-accepting chemotaxis protein, which produces MKAKILMLSVLCAVITAVLMYFIPNTLYSFLVAIGLCILTGFMFTRSIFKQLITLKQEVEKLAKGDLTVNLQVTSRDEFAEIGKSINQVVQNLRDKIWEVKDNTIELEETVNEINSGIEETSAAMEEVTASITEMANGAQEQIKQLENTANNIMEIAASIKELATNSQNIAELAQKADENAKEGSRLILGVIKRIEDLKSIIDDSVENMSKLKTNADGINKIAEVITNIADQTNLLALNAAIEAARAGEAGKGFAIVAEEIRKLAENSTKATGEILEIIEIIRSNVDEMAISIDHIKEEMTTSQEQSRLGEKELQKIITGVSSVSEQIEIIADGLKSMAAVSDEIVESTKNVTSIAQNTTAGTEEVSAAAEETTSAMEEMTSKTDVLTEMVARMRKSVEQFTLQERVGESD; this is translated from the coding sequence ATGAAAGCGAAAATTTTAATGTTATCAGTATTGTGTGCAGTAATTACAGCAGTATTAATGTATTTTATTCCAAATACGCTTTATTCTTTTTTGGTGGCAATAGGGTTATGTATATTGACAGGCTTTATGTTTACAAGAAGTATTTTTAAACAATTGATAACTTTAAAGCAAGAAGTAGAAAAATTGGCTAAAGGAGATTTAACTGTAAATCTTCAAGTAACTTCTAGAGATGAATTTGCTGAAATTGGCAAGTCAATAAATCAAGTAGTACAGAATTTGCGAGATAAGATATGGGAAGTTAAAGATAATACTATTGAATTGGAGGAAACCGTTAATGAAATAAATTCTGGAATTGAAGAAACTTCGGCAGCAATGGAAGAAGTAACAGCTTCTATAACGGAAATGGCTAACGGTGCTCAGGAACAAATAAAACAGTTAGAAAACACTGCCAATAATATTATGGAAATAGCTGCAAGTATAAAGGAACTAGCAACCAATTCTCAAAATATTGCAGAATTAGCCCAGAAAGCAGACGAGAATGCTAAAGAGGGAAGTAGATTAATATTAGGCGTTATCAAAAGAATAGAAGACTTGAAGAGTATTATTGATGATAGTGTAGAAAATATGTCAAAACTAAAAACGAATGCTGATGGTATTAATAAAATTGCAGAAGTAATTACAAACATTGCAGACCAGACAAACCTTTTAGCATTAAATGCAGCTATTGAAGCGGCAAGGGCAGGTGAAGCGGGTAAGGGTTTTGCTATTGTAGCTGAAGAAATTAGAAAACTTGCTGAGAATTCTACAAAGGCTACAGGTGAGATTTTAGAAATTATAGAGATAATTCGGAGCAATGTAGATGAAATGGCTATCTCAATTGATCATATAAAAGAAGAAATGACTACATCCCAGGAGCAATCCAGATTGGGAGAGAAAGAATTACAGAAGATTATTACTGGAGTTTCCAGTGTAAGTGAACAGATAGAAATAATAGCTGATGGATTAAAATCAATGGCTGCCGTTAGTGATGAGATTGTAGAGTCTACAAAGAATGTTACTTCAATTGCTCAAAATACCACTGCTGGAACTGAAGAAGTATCTGCAGCAGCAGAAGAGACTACTTCAGCTATGGAAGAGATGACATCCAAAACCGATGTATTAACTGAAATGGTGGCAAGAATGAGGAAGTCTGTAGAACAATTTACATTACAAGAAAGGGTAGGAGAGAGTGATTAG
- the gspE gene encoding type II secretion system ATPase GspE: MSQPKLGQILIDFNLITEEQFEEALKIHKHSNKRIGEILIDLGYITESQLVQVLEFQLGVPHVDLSKYNLDQRLTRYIPENIARRHRVVPLKKEDNVLKVAMADPLDIFAIDDIKLNARCKIEAMIASVSDIEKAIEELYSMTGLGDDGFDITYDIPEDVEDLEIDELRRLVEDAPIVRLTNLLIRQAIQQRASDIHIEPMKDEIRVRYRIDGVLHEFRSLPKSNQAALVSRLKIMAGLDIAERRKPQDGRIELKQPEGEVDIRISTIPTIYGEKVVLRILNKESVLLDLDKLGFSLKNRRYFDEMLKKPHGIILVTGPTGSGKTTTLFAALNKLNSQEKNISTVEDPVEYRLEGINQIQINPRVGLTFASALRAILRQDPDIIMIGEIRDRETASIAIRAAMTGHLVLSTIHTNDAPSAITRLIDMGIEPYLVSSSMIGVVAQRLVRKICPSCKERFEPSEEMRFYLGELGQQVKYLYRGKGCPDCNKTGYQGQLAIHEVLVPDREIRRLTIQNRPAEDLRDAAVANGMTTLKMDGIEKALKGLTSLEEVMRVAI, encoded by the coding sequence ATGAGTCAGCCCAAGTTGGGTCAAATTTTGATCGATTTCAATTTAATTACTGAAGAACAGTTTGAAGAGGCTTTAAAGATTCATAAACATTCAAATAAGCGGATTGGGGAGATTTTAATTGACTTGGGATATATTACTGAGTCTCAATTAGTTCAGGTATTGGAATTTCAGCTAGGTGTACCCCATGTGGATCTTTCAAAATATAACTTAGACCAGCGTTTAACCCGTTATATTCCAGAAAATATTGCCCGTCGTCATCGAGTTGTTCCCTTAAAAAAAGAAGACAATGTCCTAAAAGTGGCAATGGCTGATCCATTAGATATTTTTGCCATTGATGATATTAAACTCAATGCCAGATGTAAGATTGAAGCAATGATAGCTTCCGTAAGTGATATTGAAAAAGCCATAGAAGAGCTTTATTCGATGACCGGATTAGGTGATGATGGTTTTGATATTACCTATGATATTCCTGAAGATGTAGAAGATTTGGAAATAGATGAGCTTAGACGTTTAGTAGAAGATGCGCCAATTGTTCGTTTAACTAATCTTTTGATCCGACAAGCAATTCAGCAGAGGGCCAGCGATATACATATAGAACCTATGAAAGATGAGATCAGAGTCAGATACCGAATTGATGGTGTTTTGCACGAATTTCGAAGTCTTCCAAAAAGTAACCAGGCAGCTCTCGTTTCCCGTTTAAAGATTATGGCTGGTCTAGATATTGCAGAGCGGCGGAAACCCCAGGATGGACGAATAGAATTAAAACAACCGGAAGGTGAAGTAGATATTCGTATTTCTACCATTCCGACCATATATGGGGAGAAAGTAGTTTTAAGGATCTTGAACAAGGAGTCAGTCTTACTTGATCTGGATAAACTGGGTTTTTCTTTGAAAAATCGACGCTATTTTGATGAAATGCTTAAAAAACCTCATGGGATTATTCTTGTTACCGGTCCCACCGGAAGTGGTAAAACCACAACCCTCTTTGCAGCTCTGAACAAATTGAACAGTCAGGAGAAAAATATTTCCACTGTTGAAGATCCGGTGGAATATCGGCTGGAAGGGATTAATCAGATTCAAATAAATCCGCGGGTTGGTTTGACTTTTGCCTCGGCGCTCCGTGCTATATTACGTCAGGACCCCGATATTATCATGATTGGGGAGATCCGGGATAGAGAGACCGCTTCCATTGCTATAAGAGCAGCCATGACCGGACATTTGGTTTTGAGTACTATTCATACCAATGATGCCCCCAGTGCTATAACCCGGTTGATTGATATGGGAATAGAACCATATCTTGTTTCTTCTTCTATGATTGGAGTAGTGGCTCAACGTCTGGTACGAAAAATTTGCCCTTCCTGTAAGGAAAGGTTTGAACCATCAGAAGAGATGCGCTTTTATTTAGGGGAGCTGGGCCAGCAGGTTAAGTATCTATATCGTGGAAAAGGGTGCCCTGACTGTAATAAGACAGGCTATCAGGGGCAGTTGGCTATTCATGAAGTATTGGTACCGGATCGGGAGATTCGGAGGTTGACAATTCAGAATCGTCCCGCTGAAGATTTGAGGGATGCAGCAGTGGCTAATGGAATGACAACCCTAAAGATGGATGGAATCGAGAAAGCTCTAAAAGGGTTGACCAGTTTAGAAGAAGTTATGCGTGTAGCTATTTAG
- a CDS encoding transposase family protein gives MPEKYESIDKYARKTKRFDKYFAKKTVSKNYSKLARENGLSYTAVNNTVKKVIDPLIEQQLSKLS, from the coding sequence ATCCCTGAAAAATATGAAAGCATTGATAAATATGCCCGTAAAACCAAACGCTTTGATAAATATTTTGCTAAAAAAACTGTCAGCAAGAATTATTCTAAACTTGCTAGAGAAAACGGGTTAAGTTATACAGCTGTTAATAATACAGTTAAAAAAGTAATTGACCCTCTCATTGAACAACAACTTTCAAAACTTAGTTAA
- a CDS encoding type II secretion system F family protein: MAPEYSYKAKNSEGKLLRGSIQADSRLDVAEYITKQGYYVVNIEEKKDLDLKKILKFFRRIKSKELAIISRQFAVLINTGIPIVQCLDILISQIENKHLKRVMQEIFQDVEVGMSFSEALKKHEDTFPPLYSKMVNAGEVGGILDQVMSRLADYYEKESELKTKIRSAMMYPMTILFIAVVIIIFLMIVVIPVFADLFSSMGGTLPLPTRIIIGFSKMLVRYWYLILIFGFILVASFIGYIKSPTGKFKFHQFQLRLPIVRKLLIKIEIARFTRTLGSLLKSGVPLMESLRVVEKIISNQIIANKLTEARLKVREGVRLSEPLRESGVFPRMMIQMLVVGEETGTMDQMLERIAEFYDKEAENAIQTVMSLLEPLLIVLIAILIGGIVVAIIMPMFDMVNLV; this comes from the coding sequence ATGGCACCTGAATATAGTTATAAAGCGAAAAATTCAGAAGGTAAATTGCTTAGAGGAAGCATACAAGCTGATTCGCGTCTGGATGTAGCTGAATATATTACTAAACAGGGATATTATGTAGTAAATATTGAAGAAAAAAAAGATCTGGATTTAAAGAAGATTTTGAAGTTCTTCAGACGGATTAAGTCTAAGGAATTAGCTATTATAAGCCGTCAGTTTGCAGTTTTGATCAATACAGGTATTCCCATTGTCCAGTGTCTGGATATTTTGATAAGCCAGATTGAAAATAAACACCTAAAGCGAGTAATGCAGGAAATTTTTCAGGATGTTGAGGTAGGAATGTCTTTTTCTGAAGCTCTGAAAAAGCATGAAGATACCTTTCCACCCCTTTATTCTAAAATGGTCAATGCAGGTGAGGTAGGCGGTATTCTGGATCAGGTTATGAGTAGGTTAGCAGATTATTATGAAAAAGAGAGTGAACTGAAGACGAAAATCCGTTCTGCTATGATGTATCCAATGACAATCCTCTTTATAGCAGTAGTTATAATTATTTTTCTTATGATAGTGGTAATACCGGTCTTTGCTGATTTGTTCTCCAGTATGGGCGGAACCCTTCCATTACCAACACGGATTATAATAGGGTTTAGTAAAATGTTGGTAAGATATTGGTATTTGATTTTGATCTTTGGTTTTATCCTGGTTGCTAGTTTTATAGGTTATATTAAATCGCCGACAGGTAAATTTAAGTTCCATCAATTTCAACTCAGACTACCGATTGTTAGAAAGTTATTGATAAAAATTGAGATTGCTCGTTTTACCAGAACTTTGGGAAGTCTTTTAAAAAGTGGAGTACCCTTGATGGAATCTTTAAGGGTAGTGGAAAAGATTATTTCAAATCAAATTATTGCTAATAAATTGACTGAAGCAAGGCTTAAAGTAAGAGAAGGTGTGCGTCTTTCTGAACCTTTAAGGGAGAGCGGGGTCTTTCCCAGAATGATGATTCAAATGTTGGTTGTTGGAGAGGAGACCGGAACGATGGATCAAATGTTAGAGAGGATTGCAGAGTTTTATGATAAAGAAGCGGAGAATGCTATTCAGACAGTCATGTCTTTGTTAGAACCGCTATTGATTGTTTTAATTGCTATTTTGATTGGTGGTATTGTAGTTGCCATTATTATGCCCATGTTTGATATGGTCAATCTGGTATAA
- a CDS encoding type II secretion system protein, protein MFLRRFLKSKEGFTLIELLVVLAVLGILAAVAVPRFANMQDKANLIKAKTELKQVQTAMELYYAENGEYPADEMAFNDALNTYLVSDDLNDYTFTNYQITVDGYSVQTTVDGTTITITRTNIQES, encoded by the coding sequence ATGTTTTTAAGAAGGTTTTTAAAATCTAAAGAGGGTTTTACTTTGATCGAGTTGTTAGTTGTGTTAGCAGTTTTGGGGATTTTAGCTGCCGTTGCCGTACCACGTTTTGCCAATATGCAAGATAAAGCTAATCTGATTAAGGCCAAGACTGAATTAAAACAGGTTCAGACTGCAATGGAGCTGTATTATGCTGAGAATGGTGAATATCCAGCAGATGAAATGGCTTTTAATGATGCTTTAAACACTTATTTGGTTAGCGATGATTTGAATGATTATACATTTACTAACTATCAGATTACTGTTGATGGATATAGCGTTCAGACTACAGTTGATGGTACTACTATAACTATAACAAGAACAAACATTCAAGAGTCTTAA
- a CDS encoding type II secretion system protein has product MKRIPKLKDKHGFTLVELLMVVAIFGILMIAIQAIFIAGMNVFNWGKTEAEKRRQLYIAVEQIVKKIRNTPTSGIKLISDDNGIYRGLLLESLTGVQTYFYLEGDKLYREENGTRQVVAKGITDLRFSVICNMYSGRFDSYNSKSRKIIDNDGRFNDYDPGIKGMVVRFEHKAGSEIQYIYRKIVDYGQTWFEIDSDFDSGFLPTNQNYAIGNTYQIYIQSRIAGSFSGVEITTGVRPRL; this is encoded by the coding sequence ATGAAAAGAATCCCAAAACTAAAAGATAAACATGGGTTTACCCTGGTGGAATTATTAATGGTGGTTGCTATTTTTGGGATTCTTATGATAGCAATTCAGGCAATCTTTATTGCTGGAATGAATGTATTTAATTGGGGAAAAACTGAAGCTGAAAAGAGACGTCAACTTTATATTGCAGTAGAACAGATTGTAAAAAAAATCCGTAATACTCCTACAAGTGGAATAAAACTTATAAGTGATGATAATGGAATTTATAGAGGGTTGTTATTAGAATCATTAACGGGTGTTCAAACATATTTTTATCTTGAAGGAGATAAACTTTATCGAGAGGAGAATGGTACCCGGCAAGTAGTGGCTAAAGGGATTACCGATTTGAGATTTTCAGTAATTTGCAATATGTATTCAGGAAGATTTGATTCTTATAATTCCAAATCACGTAAGATTATAGATAATGATGGGAGATTTAATGATTATGACCCTGGTATAAAAGGAATGGTTGTTCGTTTTGAACATAAAGCTGGTTCTGAAATACAATACATTTATCGAAAAATCGTTGATTATGGCCAAACCTGGTTTGAGATTGATTCCGATTTTGATTCTGGATTTTTACCTACCAATCAAAATTATGCTATTGGGAATACTTATCAGATTTATATACAAAGTCGGATAGCGGGTAGTTTTAGTGGGGTGGAAATTACCACCGGAGTCAGGCCTCGACTTTAA
- a CDS encoding methyl-accepting chemotaxis protein: MKNFFDNIERRLILVISIFLILIFGTYGIVVYQLSKGNISQLIYKYNSEVTKVLSIQIQNFLDKKRELMLNLSEHPDLKKKDQKELIRLFQRKLDQYSDLQMLYLGTEEGEFYYAPSNVYVPEGFDPRVRPWYQKAKKEGRVIWTDVYIDIATNLPIISVAVPVYDENNQFIGVLGADVNLATMTDLLRKEKIGNTGYAYMTDRQGIVIAHPDKKLVVEKYNLGEKYDFVHHALKEPGTANYEFEGSKRLVSYRPIPEIGAVFVQMPEKEVFAAARKLFPITVIGIIICVIIMSLICWFFIKYFVLKSVEHINRIADQGAKGDLTELVGGNYKGQMGTLANAFDNMILDLREMIREIREAGDKVKTTSEDLAEICNQSEQITAQVADSIQEIATGMETQTYNIEDANQIIKEMNSKIKELNSYSKQIAEIAKESNEIATKGNEMVENVMSQMHSLRESMEKLRKQIQDFEADSKEIETIIHIIDNIANQTNLLALNAAIEAARAGEQGRGFSVVADEIRSLAEESINSAQQIGQLINKIRQEIQEVSSTIESNYQLTNQSEEGVINAGNAFERIADHVAQTTEGMLKIEGIVTDLAESSQEIVERMSNVAATAEESAANAEEVSAATEEQGASIEQMAREANSLAKLAENLLDKIKKFKI; this comes from the coding sequence ATGAAGAATTTTTTTGATAATATAGAACGTAGATTAATTTTAGTTATATCCATTTTTTTAATTTTAATTTTTGGTACATATGGAATTGTTGTTTATCAATTATCTAAAGGGAATATAAGTCAACTAATATATAAATATAACAGTGAGGTTACCAAGGTTTTATCTATTCAAATCCAAAATTTTTTAGATAAGAAAAGAGAATTAATGTTGAATTTATCAGAACATCCTGATTTGAAGAAAAAAGACCAAAAAGAACTAATCCGACTTTTTCAAAGAAAACTGGATCAATATTCAGATTTACAGATGTTATATTTAGGTACTGAAGAAGGAGAATTTTACTATGCACCTTCTAATGTCTATGTGCCGGAGGGTTTTGACCCAAGAGTTCGGCCCTGGTATCAGAAGGCGAAAAAAGAAGGAAGGGTAATCTGGACAGATGTATATATAGATATAGCGACAAACCTTCCTATTATCAGTGTGGCAGTACCGGTATATGATGAAAATAATCAATTCATTGGTGTATTGGGAGCAGATGTGAATCTGGCGACTATGACAGATTTACTGCGAAAAGAGAAAATTGGTAATACTGGATATGCATATATGACTGACCGACAGGGAATTGTAATTGCCCATCCTGATAAAAAACTAGTTGTTGAAAAATATAATTTAGGAGAGAAATATGATTTTGTTCATCATGCTTTAAAAGAACCCGGAACGGCAAATTATGAATTTGAGGGAAGTAAAAGGCTTGTCTCATACCGCCCTATTCCTGAAATCGGTGCTGTATTTGTACAAATGCCAGAAAAAGAGGTATTTGCGGCTGCTAGAAAATTATTTCCAATAACAGTAATTGGTATTATAATTTGTGTTATAATAATGTCTTTGATATGCTGGTTCTTTATTAAATATTTTGTATTGAAGTCAGTAGAACATATCAATAGGATTGCTGATCAGGGTGCAAAGGGTGATTTGACAGAATTAGTTGGAGGTAATTATAAAGGTCAAATGGGCACATTGGCTAATGCTTTTGATAACATGATATTAGATTTAAGAGAAATGATAAGAGAAATAAGAGAGGCAGGAGATAAGGTAAAAACTACAAGCGAGGACCTGGCTGAAATATGCAATCAATCAGAACAGATTACTGCACAGGTGGCAGATTCTATTCAAGAGATTGCCACTGGTATGGAAACACAGACCTATAATATTGAAGATGCAAATCAAATTATAAAGGAAATGAATTCAAAAATTAAAGAATTAAATAGTTATAGTAAGCAAATTGCGGAGATAGCGAAAGAATCAAATGAAATTGCAACTAAAGGTAATGAAATGGTAGAAAATGTTATGAGCCAGATGCATTCTCTACGTGAATCAATGGAGAAGTTAAGAAAGCAAATTCAAGATTTTGAAGCAGATTCTAAAGAGATTGAAACAATTATTCATATTATAGATAATATAGCCAATCAGACCAATCTTTTAGCATTAAATGCCGCAATAGAAGCAGCCAGAGCCGGAGAGCAAGGGCGAGGTTTTTCAGTTGTTGCTGATGAGATTCGTTCACTTGCTGAGGAATCAATTAATTCTGCCCAACAGATTGGTCAGCTGATTAATAAGATTCGCCAGGAGATTCAGGAAGTTTCGTCAACAATTGAATCTAATTATCAGCTTACCAATCAGAGTGAGGAAGGAGTTATTAATGCTGGTAATGCTTTTGAAAGGATTGCAGATCATGTGGCTCAGACTACTGAAGGTATGCTTAAAATAGAGGGGATTGTGACAGATCTTGCTGAGAGTAGTCAGGAGATTGTTGAGCGAATGAGCAATGTTGCTGCTACTGCCGAAGAATCTGCTGCCAATGCGGAAGAAGTTTCTGCTGCGACAGAAGAACAGGGGGCATCTATTGAACAGATGGCCCGGGAGGCAAATTCTCTGGCTAAATTGGCTGAAAATCTTTTGGATAAGATAAAGAAATTCAAAATATAG